From the Thermococcus sp. 18S1 genome, one window contains:
- a CDS encoding DUF835 domain-containing protein: MGMLLRGRPRYLGSRVVDYRRLNDIIRRNNHRRKLLITRRAPSELDGPNIHPIWVTKVPYPNAVSPSRLHAIEQMVWEQLQNEDVDVILDAIEYLMIENGVEPTLRFVSKLRDMTLLTNSDFYVTVSDGLDSRVLNILRRIVE; this comes from the coding sequence ATGGGTATGTTGCTGAGAGGTCGGCCCAGGTACCTCGGGTCGAGAGTGGTTGATTACAGGCGCCTCAACGATATCATCCGGAGAAATAACCACCGCAGGAAGCTTCTCATAACCCGCAGGGCTCCCTCAGAGCTCGATGGTCCGAACATACACCCGATATGGGTCACAAAGGTCCCCTATCCGAACGCGGTATCCCCCTCAAGGCTCCATGCCATTGAGCAAATGGTATGGGAGCAGCTTCAGAATGAGGACGTGGACGTTATTCTGGACGCCATCGAGTACCTTATGATTGAGAACGGGGTCGAGCCGACGCTCAGGTTCGTCAGTAAACTTAGAGACATGACCCTTCTCACGAACTCCGATTTTTACGTCACCGTCAGCGACGGCCTCGACAGCAGGGTTCTGAACATCCTTCGCAGGATAGTCGAGTGA
- the meaB gene encoding methylmalonyl Co-A mutase-associated GTPase MeaB translates to MLDGLIERMLTGDKRATARLITLVENDEEKAREIISKIYPHTGNAYIVGITGPPGAGKSTLLDKLIRVAREEGKVVGVIAIDPTSPFTGGALLGDRIRMQRHSTDPGVFIRSMATRGSLGGLAKATADAIKVLDAYGCDVIFVETVGVGQIEIDIVKTADTVVLVTVPGLGDDIQAIKAGLMEIADVFVINKADKEGADATYFELNMMLDLEKERWERRGWRPRIVETVATTMRGIRDLWSAINEHREFLERSGEIERKRQFRAEEEVKTIVSGRISRIVGEKLGEEEISSLIEMVVRREIDPYSAADRILEKALGVKV, encoded by the coding sequence ATGTTAGACGGTCTCATAGAGAGGATGCTCACCGGCGACAAGCGCGCCACTGCGCGCCTCATAACCCTCGTTGAAAACGATGAGGAGAAGGCGAGGGAGATAATCTCAAAAATCTATCCCCACACGGGCAACGCCTACATCGTCGGCATCACCGGCCCGCCTGGAGCCGGAAAGTCCACCCTTCTCGACAAGCTCATCAGGGTTGCCAGGGAAGAGGGCAAGGTCGTCGGCGTTATAGCGATAGACCCCACCTCGCCCTTCACCGGCGGCGCCCTTCTCGGGGACAGGATAAGGATGCAGAGGCATTCGACCGACCCGGGTGTCTTCATCAGGAGCATGGCGACGCGCGGCTCCCTCGGGGGACTCGCCAAGGCCACGGCCGATGCCATCAAGGTTCTCGATGCCTACGGCTGCGACGTGATCTTTGTGGAGACCGTCGGCGTCGGCCAGATTGAGATCGACATCGTTAAGACCGCCGACACGGTGGTTCTCGTCACGGTTCCTGGCCTGGGCGACGACATACAGGCGATAAAGGCGGGGCTCATGGAGATAGCCGACGTGTTCGTCATCAACAAGGCCGACAAGGAGGGGGCCGATGCCACGTACTTCGAGCTCAACATGATGCTCGACCTGGAGAAGGAGCGCTGGGAGAGGCGGGGCTGGCGGCCGCGGATCGTGGAGACGGTCGCGACGACCATGAGGGGAATACGCGACCTCTGGAGCGCGATCAACGAGCACAGGGAGTTCCTTGAGAGGAGCGGGGAGATAGAGCGGAAGAGGCAGTTCAGGGCCGAGGAGGAAGTCAAGACGATAGTCTCGGGCAGGATATCGAGGATAGTGGGGGAGAAGCTCGGCGAGGAAGAGATTTCGTCTTTGATAGAAATGGTTGTGAGGCGCGAGATCGATCCGTACTCTGCCGCGGACAGGATACTCGAAAAAGCCCTGGGGGTGAAGGTATGA
- a CDS encoding Maf-like protein, whose translation MLVLASASPRRREILARFIREFEVIPSNASEECSIENPAEYALELARRKAREVHDRVGGTVIGADTVVSIDGHILGKPGSREEAFEMLRLLSGRVHRVTTGYCIIHESREISGVAVTEVKFRELDDDIIWAYIDTGEPMDKAGAYGIQGKAGLFVEWIRGDYYNVVGFPIEIIWKLRELGFEVLSR comes from the coding sequence ATGCTGGTTCTGGCATCGGCTTCACCGAGGCGGCGGGAGATACTCGCCAGGTTCATACGGGAGTTTGAGGTTATTCCGAGCAATGCGAGCGAGGAGTGCAGCATAGAAAACCCCGCCGAGTACGCGCTCGAGCTGGCGAGGAGGAAGGCCAGGGAAGTGCACGACCGCGTGGGTGGAACCGTCATCGGCGCCGACACCGTCGTCAGCATAGACGGCCACATCCTCGGCAAACCCGGGAGCAGGGAGGAGGCCTTTGAGATGCTCCGGCTCCTCAGCGGGAGGGTCCACAGGGTCACGACGGGCTACTGCATAATCCACGAGAGCCGGGAGATTTCGGGGGTTGCCGTTACGGAGGTCAAGTTCCGCGAGCTGGACGACGACATCATCTGGGCGTACATCGACACAGGCGAGCCGATGGACAAGGCCGGGGCCTACGGCATACAGGGGAAGGCGGGCCTCTTCGTCGAGTGGATCCGCGGGGACTACTACAACGTCGTCGGGTTCCCCATTGAGATAATCTGGAAGTTGAGGGAGCTCGGGTTTGAGGTCCTATCACGCTGA
- a CDS encoding cobalamin B12-binding domain-containing protein: MVERSKVRVLVAKPGLDGHDRGAKVVARALRDAGFEVIYTGIRQTPEQIAESVVQEDVDVLGISILSGAHMVLIPKILKLLEERGLKINEDVLVIAGGIIPPDDAEQLEKMGVARVFGPGSPIEDIIGFIDENVPKLKKFREN; encoded by the coding sequence ATGGTCGAGCGCTCCAAGGTTAGGGTTCTCGTTGCGAAGCCGGGACTTGACGGTCACGACAGGGGGGCCAAGGTCGTTGCCAGGGCCCTGCGCGATGCCGGTTTTGAGGTCATCTACACTGGAATCAGGCAGACCCCAGAGCAGATAGCCGAGAGCGTTGTTCAGGAGGACGTTGATGTTCTTGGAATAAGCATCCTCTCCGGCGCCCACATGGTTCTCATACCGAAGATACTCAAGCTCCTCGAAGAGCGCGGCCTGAAGATCAACGAGGACGTTCTCGTTATAGCCGGTGGAATAATCCCGCCCGACGACGCCGAACAGCTCGAGAAGATGGGCGTGGCGAGGGTTTTTGGCCCCGGCAGCCCGATTGAGGATATAATCGGCTTCATAGACGAGAACGTGCCGAAGCTGAAGAAATTCAGGGAGAACTGA
- a CDS encoding PHP domain-containing protein, with protein sequence MLRFPHDAHTHTTYSDGRGSIADSVAAAEARGLTLLGITDHGHYFEPGTLGRYVREVRYWGEDAELTILAGVEGNITPGGVDVPDFMAEKLDYVIASVHEWLERPEEYVELVKLALEDDNVDIIGHFGASFPYIGFPSANELEEILELAEAGGKAFEISSRYRVPDIDFIRECIRRGIKLTFASDAHSPGEVGGVSWSERVFRKAGGTREDLLFGEFL encoded by the coding sequence ATGCTCAGGTTCCCCCACGACGCCCACACCCACACCACCTACTCGGACGGCAGGGGATCGATAGCCGACAGCGTGGCCGCGGCGGAGGCGAGGGGGCTGACTCTGCTCGGGATAACGGACCACGGCCACTACTTCGAACCCGGAACCCTCGGCCGCTACGTCAGGGAGGTCAGGTACTGGGGCGAGGACGCGGAGCTGACGATTCTGGCCGGGGTGGAGGGCAACATAACTCCTGGGGGCGTCGATGTCCCGGACTTCATGGCGGAGAAGCTCGACTACGTGATAGCGAGCGTCCACGAGTGGCTAGAGAGGCCGGAGGAATACGTGGAACTGGTGAAGCTCGCCCTCGAAGACGACAACGTTGACATCATCGGCCACTTCGGGGCCAGCTTCCCCTACATCGGCTTCCCGTCCGCCAACGAGCTGGAGGAAATACTCGAGCTGGCGGAGGCTGGGGGCAAGGCCTTTGAGATAAGCTCCCGCTACCGGGTACCGGACATCGACTTCATCCGTGAGTGCATAAGGCGCGGGATAAAGCTCACCTTCGCGAGCGATGCCCACTCCCCTGGGGAGGTGGGCGGCGTTTCCTGGAGCGAGAGAGTATTCAGGAAGGCGGGTGGAACGAGGGAGGACCTCCTGTTCGGGGAGTTCCTGTGA
- a CDS encoding PINc/VapC family ATPase: MKVFVADTSVIVDGRLTQFLSSLGEKVKVVIPEAVIAEIEHQANEGKAIGHVGLEELKKLREMADSDRILLEFYGERPELWQIRKAKSGEIDSMVREAAQALGATLITGDRVQRDVAIAKGIDVVYLTAKKEVRHRLEDFFDETTMSVHLKGGMRPFAKKGRPGEWRLVPVRDEVLSDGELEEIADDIVERARRDPESFIELDEPGATVVQLRNYRIVIAKPPFADRIEITAVRPVRKLSIEEYELSEKLLERLADKAEGILIAGAPGEGKTTFAQALAEWYAGMGKIVKTMEKPRDLQVGEEITQYTALNGRMELTGDILLLVRPDYTIFDEMRKTSDFKIYADLRLAGVGMVGVVHATKPIDAVQRFIGRVELGMIPQIVDTVLFIKAGRVAKVLTLEYLVKVPSGMREEDLARPVIEVRDFETGELEYEIYTYGEEISVVPVKKEEKAPALKLAEKRLKQEIKKFLPDVYAEVEIVSPHKAVVYADEFDIPAIIGKKGKRITELEKRIGISIDVKSFAEREAEKPKEKLPVEIEEKKKTIVLRVSPDYAKRPLKFYGGEQYVFTATPSKKGLVKVSKSTPIGKELKRLLEAGIPIWATA, encoded by the coding sequence ATGAAGGTATTCGTTGCAGATACGAGCGTTATCGTCGATGGCAGGCTCACGCAGTTCCTTTCGTCGCTTGGCGAGAAGGTCAAGGTTGTCATCCCCGAAGCCGTCATCGCCGAGATAGAGCACCAGGCCAACGAGGGAAAGGCCATAGGCCACGTGGGTCTCGAGGAACTCAAAAAGCTCCGCGAGATGGCGGACAGCGACAGAATCCTCCTCGAGTTCTACGGCGAGAGGCCCGAGCTCTGGCAGATACGGAAGGCAAAGTCCGGCGAGATCGACAGCATGGTTCGTGAGGCCGCGCAGGCCCTCGGAGCGACGCTCATCACGGGCGACAGGGTTCAGAGGGACGTGGCCATCGCCAAGGGCATAGACGTGGTCTATCTGACCGCGAAGAAGGAGGTGCGGCACCGCCTCGAGGACTTCTTCGACGAGACCACCATGAGCGTTCACCTCAAGGGCGGAATGAGGCCGTTCGCAAAGAAGGGACGGCCAGGAGAATGGAGGCTCGTGCCCGTCCGCGATGAGGTTCTGAGCGATGGAGAGCTTGAGGAGATAGCGGACGACATAGTGGAGAGGGCCAGGCGCGACCCCGAGAGCTTCATAGAGCTCGACGAGCCGGGCGCCACCGTCGTCCAGCTCCGCAACTACAGGATAGTCATCGCCAAGCCTCCCTTTGCGGACAGGATAGAGATAACGGCAGTCAGACCCGTCAGGAAGCTGAGCATCGAGGAGTACGAGCTCAGTGAAAAGCTCCTGGAGAGGCTGGCGGACAAGGCGGAGGGCATACTCATAGCGGGAGCGCCGGGTGAGGGTAAGACGACCTTTGCCCAGGCCCTGGCGGAATGGTACGCGGGAATGGGCAAGATAGTGAAGACCATGGAAAAGCCCCGCGACCTCCAGGTGGGCGAGGAAATCACCCAGTACACGGCCCTGAACGGCAGGATGGAGCTGACCGGCGACATACTGCTCCTCGTCAGGCCGGACTACACGATATTCGACGAGATGAGGAAGACGAGCGACTTTAAGATCTACGCCGACCTCAGGCTCGCGGGAGTGGGCATGGTCGGAGTTGTGCACGCGACGAAGCCGATAGACGCCGTCCAGAGGTTCATCGGAAGGGTCGAGCTGGGAATGATTCCCCAGATAGTCGATACGGTACTCTTCATCAAGGCAGGCAGGGTCGCGAAGGTTCTCACGCTGGAGTACCTAGTCAAGGTGCCGAGCGGCATGAGGGAGGAAGACCTCGCAAGGCCCGTCATCGAGGTTCGCGACTTTGAGACCGGCGAGCTCGAGTACGAGATATACACCTACGGCGAGGAGATAAGCGTCGTCCCGGTGAAAAAGGAGGAGAAGGCCCCGGCACTAAAACTCGCGGAGAAGAGGCTCAAGCAGGAGATAAAGAAGTTCCTGCCCGATGTCTATGCGGAGGTCGAGATAGTCAGTCCCCACAAGGCCGTGGTCTACGCGGACGAGTTCGACATCCCCGCGATAATCGGTAAGAAGGGCAAGAGAATCACCGAGCTGGAGAAGAGGATAGGAATAAGCATCGATGTCAAGAGCTTCGCCGAGCGCGAGGCGGAGAAGCCCAAGGAGAAGCTCCCCGTGGAAATCGAGGAGAAGAAGAAAACCATCGTCCTCCGTGTCTCGCCGGACTACGCGAAGAGGCCGCTCAAGTTCTACGGCGGCGAGCAGTACGTCTTCACGGCCACACCGAGCAAGAAAGGACTCGTGAAGGTCAGCAAGAGCACGCCCATAGGCAAGGAACTCAAGAGGCTCCTTGAGGCGGGCATACCCATCTGGGCGACCGCATGA
- the mce gene encoding methylmalonyl-CoA epimerase, with product MIKKIDHVGIAVKNLDEAIKVWEGLGLKVEEIEEVPDQKVRTAIIHVGESRIELLEPTAEDSPIAKFIAKRGEGIHHIALGVDDIEGQLEKLKEEGYRLIDEQPRIGAGGAKIAFVHPKAVTGVLLELCERKAE from the coding sequence ATGATAAAGAAGATAGACCACGTTGGTATAGCCGTTAAGAACCTGGATGAGGCCATCAAGGTCTGGGAGGGCCTCGGTCTCAAGGTGGAGGAGATAGAGGAGGTCCCTGACCAGAAGGTGAGGACCGCGATAATCCACGTCGGTGAGAGCAGAATCGAGCTCCTCGAGCCGACCGCAGAGGACTCACCCATAGCCAAGTTCATCGCCAAGCGCGGTGAGGGAATACACCACATAGCCTTGGGCGTTGATGACATTGAGGGACAGCTCGAGAAGCTCAAGGAAGAGGGCTACAGGCTGATCGATGAACAGCCCAGGATCGGGGCTGGAGGTGCGAAAATCGCATTTGTCCACCCCAAGGCAGTAACGGGCGTTCTGCTCGAACTTTGCGAAAGAAAGGCTGAGTAA